One Panicum virgatum strain AP13 chromosome 9K, P.virgatum_v5, whole genome shotgun sequence genomic region harbors:
- the LOC120649323 gene encoding probable calcium-binding protein CML24 yields the protein MRVEATSWLPHRIDTRKSSGREVPRSTKVLLARRARNETDHTVRRNMWDLVPTIDLHSGLVMSVSSFLIMLLVQILPLVDNVASASRGIRSASRAVVRLLARDDSAVIGADDDDEEDDSGGGVGVVAPDPRQARRHCERCARRRGASPPDDVAAVMERLGLLPGGGADVADDGGEACGGCEAAWAVDDLLESKVASEAELREAFYVFDRDEDGFVGAAELWNVMRRLGMPEGARPEDCRRMIAAHDADGDGRISFREFRAMMENAV from the coding sequence ATGCGTGTGGAAGCCACGAGCTGGCTACCCCACCGAATTGACACACGCAAGAGCAGCGGCAGAGAGGTGCCTCGCTCGACCAAGGTCTTGCTTGCACGAAGAGCTAGGAACGAAACCGATCACACGGTGCGGCGGAACATGTGGGATCTCGTGCCGACGATTGATCTGCACAGCGGCCTCGTCATGTCGGTGTCATCTTTCCTGATCATGCTCCTCGTCCAGATCCTGCCTCTGGTCGACAACGTCGCCTCGGCGAGCAGGGGCATACGCTCGGCGTCCCGGGCGGTCGTGCGGCTCCTCGCACGCGACGACAGCGCCGTGATCggcgcggacgacgacgacgaggaggacgacagcggcggcggcgtcggcgtggtTGCACCTGATCCGCGGCAAGCTCGCCGGCATTGCGAGCGGTGCGCTCGGAGGAGGGGCGCGTCGCCGCCCGACGACGTCGCGGCGGTGATGGAGAGGCTCGGGCTGCtgcccggcggcggggccgacGTCGCGGATGACGGCGGGGAGGCGTGCGGCGGGTGCGAGGCGGCGTGGGCGGTGGACGACCTGCTGGAGAGCAAGGTCGCCAGCGAGGCCGAGCTGCGGGAGGCGTTCTACGTGTTCGACCGCGACGAGGACGGCTTCGTGGGCGCcgccgagctgtggaacgtgaTGCGGCGGCTCGGCATGCCCGAGGGCGCGCGGCCGGAGGACTGCCGGAGGATGATCGCCGCGCACGACGCCGACGGCGATGGCAGGATCAGCTTCCGCGAGTTCAGGGCCATGATGGAGAACGCGGTTTGA